GAAAAGTAGGTCTGCACCCTGAAATAATAGCTTTGCCCGTTGGTCAAACCTGTGGCGGTATAACTCGGTCCGGATGGATATCCGCTACCGGATACGGCCGTCCCGCCGAGAGCGGTTGCAACGGCTACATAGTAGGCGGTGGCGCCCGCAACGGGATCCCATGTCACCGTTACCTGGGTATTTCCGGCGACAGCGGCAACGTTGGTCGGCGCCGATGTCTTCTTCACTGCCGGAGTGTTGCTGACTTCACCGGACCATCCCCCGGTCCCGTCGGCATTAACCGCCGCCACGGCATAATAGTACAATGTTCCATTGACGAGCCCCGTATCCGTAAAGAGCGTCCCCGTCGAAGTGGCAACGGGAGCAGCCGACCACGCGCTTCCCTCTGTCCTTCTGTAAACTTTATAGCTCGCCGCGCCGCTCACCGCGGTCCAAGTCAGGCTCAACTGGTTATTCCCGGAGGTTATGGCCAAGCCGGTCGGCGCCAGAGGAAGCTTCGTCAACGGTGTGGCGCTGACTTCGGCAGCATAGGCAGAGGCGGGACCATTTCCCGATGAATAGGTCGACACCCGGAAATAATAAATCCGCTCGTTGATCAAGCCCGTGATTTTGCAGCTCGATCCATAGCATGAATAGCTGTTCAATATTTTGGGCCCGCCCGGCGACTCTGCAACGATCACGTCATAACCGGTGGCTCCGAATACGGGTTTCCAAGTCACCGTCGCCTGGGTGCTTCCGGCAACAACGGCAACATTGGTTGGAGCCAATGTCTTCTTCGCCGAGGGCGCAGGTGTGTAATAGTCTACACTGTACGTTGCCCCGGTTCCTCCGGCATTGACCGCCGCCACGGCATAATAATAGTACAATGTTCCATTGACGAGCCCCGTATCCGTAAAGAGCGTCCCCGTCACAGTCGCGAAGAGGGCAGGCGGCCCTGCGCTCCCCTTTGTCCTTCGGTAAATATTATAGCCCGTGGCGCCGCTCACCGCAGGCCAGGTCAGGCTCAACTGGGTATTGCCGGCAACCCAGTTCAGGCTGGTCGGAGCCAGAGGAAGCGTTGACAAGGGTGTGGCACTGAACTCCGCAGATGCGGCTCCCAAAAAATTGGTGGTCTGCACCCTGAAATAGTAGAGTTGATCATTGGTCAAGCCGGAGAATTGACAACTCGTTCCGTAGGATTAGTAGCATCCGCTGCCCTTCCCGCCCGAAGACAGCGACGCGGTCGCCGAATAGTAATAGGCGCCGACAACGGGCACCCAGGTCACCGTCGCCTGGGTGTTGCCGACCATGACGTCCGCAATCTCCGGCGCCGGCAGTTGAAGTTCTGGTGTTACCGCTACTTCATTGGAACGGGCGATGGTGGCGTTGGCATTGTGGGTATCCACCACGTAGTAATAGGTTGTCCCGTTTTCAAGGTTGCTGTCGCTGTAGGATGTGCCTGAAATCGGGTTGCTTTCATAGGGAGGATCGGGATCGTCCTTTGTCGTACTCCTGAGAACCGTATAGGATTGGGCGCCAATAGCCCCTTCCCAGACGATATTGGCAAAATGGTCAGCGGCTTGATGCAAGGAAAGAAGGGCGGCATGGGGTTTTTCTGTCGCAGATACCGGGGCGCTTGCCTGCGCCGAGAAAGCGCCTGCACCCTGGGCGTTCGCTGCTGCGACCACATAATAGTAGGTGGTTCCATTTGCGAGATCCGTATCCTCGTATGCGGTTGTGTTGGGTTGCGCCACTAAAGTATAAGGCCCGCCATCCTTTACTCCGCGATAGACGGCATAGGCAGTAGCGCCTTCGGAAGGGCTCCAGGAGAGGTCTGCCCAGGTGCTGCCGGGGCTGGCGCTAAAATTTGTCGGCGCCGCCGGCAGCAGCGCCGAGGGTGTCGCGCCCACTTCCTCGGAATAGGCGCCCAAATTCGTGCTCGTAATCGAGATCATGGTCTGGATGACATAAAAGTACTGGACGACGTTGGACAACCCTTTGTCGGTAAAACTCGGCCCGGTCGCGACCGGCGTAAGCAACGTATAAGGCCCCCCTGGGGATGTTCCGCGCAGCACCTGATAGGAGACGGCCGAGGTTACGGGATTCCAGGTCAGCGAAACCTCGCCGTTGCCGGGCAGGGCGGTTACGCCGTCCGGCGCCTTGAGCACCGTCGTTCCGGGCGTAACATCAATCGGGGCCGAATAGGGGCTCTGACCGTTGGCGTTCAGCGCCGTTACAACGTAGTAATAGCGAGTGCCATTGGAAAGGCTCCTGTTCATATAACCCGTGCCCTGGGTCTGGGCGACAAAGCTGTACGGCCCCCCGCTGACGGCCCCCCGGTAGAGGACATAATCCGTTACCCCGGAAACCGCCGTCCAGTTCAGGCTGGCCTCGCCGTTTCCAGCAATGGCCGTAAGTCCAGCCGGAGCTGCGGGAACCGCTCCCTGAGCAGGCAGGCTTAATGAAAGGAAAATGAGGGGGAAAATAAAAAACGCCGTCGTAATTTTTTTAAAACCTTTTGCATCCATGTCTTTCTCTCTCCATAGGTGTTTTCAGTAACATGCGGGTCGCCTGTCCTGAAAAACAGGGACGCGCTTGCGGACGTTTTCTACGGAGGAGGGAGCGATATCGGCGATAAGCAGTTCCTCTTTCGTTTTAGAGCCTTCGACAATGATTTCTCCCCGCGGATCGACCGCCAGGGAATGGCCGAAGAAGACGTTGTCCGGATCTCTGCCAACCCGGTTAACGGCGATAACGAAGACCTGATTCTCGATCGCCCGGGCGATGTTCAGTATCCGCCAGTGATTCCCCCGGACTGACGGCCATTCGGCGCAAACGAATAGAATCCGGGCGCCCTGCAGGGCCAGAGCGCGCGACAATTCGGGAAAGCGCAGGTCATAGCAGATGATCAGTCCCGCCGTTGTCGAAGCTATCGGAAAGACGCACCTTTCGTTGCCCGGAGACAGATAGAGGTCCTCGTCCATCAGGCCGATCAGATGAATCTTGCGGTATCTGCCGACTATCCGGCCGTCTTTTCCGATCGCGCATGCGGTATTGTAAATCTTGCCTTCGCACAGCTCCGGAATGGACCCGGCGATGATAGCCACGTTGTTTTCCCGGGCTATCCGACAGAGCATTTCTATCGTCTTGCCCGCCAACGACTCGGCCATGTTTGCAATTTTATTAAGTTTGTATCCGGTCGTCCATAATTCCGGAAAGACGAACAGCTCCGCGTTCCGGGCCAGTCCCTCAGCGATAAAGGCGCGGGCCTTCGCATGATTGGTCTCAATGTCGCCATAGGCAACATCCATCTGCACAAGGGCAACTCTCACTGCAAACTCACCATTTAAGCGGAAAGGAAATGCTTCCTGATTCGGTAAAATTTATAGCCGCTGCCCGGAAAGCAAGTAGGAGACATGGTTTTGTCGTTTTGCTCGTTGGCCACGGGGCATCGGTTATTTTGCTTTTTTTACTGTAGATATGCCGAGTAAACTGTACGCCCCGCAATAATTAAACAGCCCGGTCAGCAGGGGAATAAGGCCGACAGCTCCCCACCAGCTCTTATAAAGAAAGCCGATCACAATAATCACCACTCCCAAAATAATTCTGATCCATTTATCAATCCCGCCCACATTTGCTTTCATAACTGCCTCCTTTTCCGAGATTATATTGCCCGCGGGCGCCGCCGGAAAGCGGTGAACCGCCCGTCGGGAAGAAACG
The window above is part of the Syntrophales bacterium genome. Proteins encoded here:
- a CDS encoding DUF2892 domain-containing protein; the encoded protein is MKANVGGIDKWIRIILGVVIIVIGFLYKSWWGAVGLIPLLTGLFNYCGAYSLLGISTVKKAK
- a CDS encoding fibronectin type III domain-containing protein; its protein translation is MDAKGFKKITTAFFIFPLIFLSLSLPAQGAVPAAPAGLTAIAGNGEASLNWTAVSGVTDYVLYRGAVSGGPYSFVAQTQGTGYMNRSLSNGTRYYYVVTALNANGQSPYSAPIDVTPGTTVLKAPDGVTALPGNGEVSLTWNPVTSAVSYQVLRGTSPGGPYTLLTPVATGPSFTDKGLSNVVQYFYVIQTMISITSTNLGAYSEEVGATPSALLPAAPTNFSASPGSTWADLSWSPSEGATAYAVYRGVKDGGPYTLVAQPNTTAYEDTDLANGTTYYYVVAAANAQGAGAFSAQASAPVSATEKPHAALLSLHQAADHFANIVWEGAIGAQSYTVLRSTTKDDPDPPYESNPISGTSYSDSNLENGTTYYYVVDTHNANATIARSNEVAVTPELQLPAPEIADVMVGNTQATVTWVPVVGAYYYSATASLSSGGKGSGCY
- a CDS encoding fibronectin type III domain-containing protein; its protein translation is MSTLPLAPTSLNWVAGNTQLSLTWPAVSGATGYNIYRRTKGSAGPPALFATVTGTLFTDTGLVNGTLYYYYAVAAVNAGGTGATYSVDYYTPAPSAKKTLAPTNVAVVAGSTQATVTWKPVFGATGYDVIVAESPGGPKILNSYSCYGSSCKITGLINERIYYFRVSTYSSGNGPASAYAAEVSATPLTKLPLAPTGLAITSGNNQLSLTWTAVSGAASYKVYRRTEGSAWSAAPVATSTGTLFTDTGLVNGTLYYYAVAAVNADGTGGWSGEVSNTPAVKKTSAPTNVAAVAGNTQVTVTWDPVAGATAYYVAVATALGGTAVSGSGYPSGPSYTATGLTNGQSYYFRVQTYFSGAGPGSAYSAEVSATPSSPPDTGTISGRVSVNIAGSSNLAVQNATVALLGTAYSTQTDYTGNFILPNVPFADYKLVISAPDMVTLTKDITLSVQNLPVTIPQMAVSSPDYFPGDANGDNRLGLDDVIYILQWLTGARP
- a CDS encoding carbon-nitrogen family hydrolase — encoded protein: MRVALVQMDVAYGDIETNHAKARAFIAEGLARNAELFVFPELWTTGYKLNKIANMAESLAGKTIEMLCRIARENNVAIIAGSIPELCEGKIYNTACAIGKDGRIVGRYRKIHLIGLMDEDLYLSPGNERCVFPIASTTAGLIICYDLRFPELSRALALQGARILFVCAEWPSVRGNHWRILNIARAIENQVFVIAVNRVGRDPDNVFFGHSLAVDPRGEIIVEGSKTKEELLIADIAPSSVENVRKRVPVFQDRRPACY